One segment of Anatilimnocola aggregata DNA contains the following:
- a CDS encoding flavin-containing monooxygenase, with translation MKHTMLQRSEKSSKVPLNHQPTIAILGAGAAGLCMGMRLKQLSIESFTIYEKSDRVGGTWRENTYPGAGCDVPSHLYSFSFEPKFDWSRVYSRQPEIQRYLEHCAQKYDLHRHVRFGFEVANASFDEAAGIWRLRTTSGEEFTAQVLITGTGQLNRPHTPEIPGLEEFGGAQFHSARWNHQHDLAGRNVAVIGNAASAIQFIPPVAEVAKKVHVFQRHANWIIPRNDRAYRTWERFAFQYAPGYARLMRALIYWKCESRFFVLFRKSWVAWYLKWCATRYLESHIQDPALRKTLTPDFTPGCKRTLISDDYYQALARPNVEVVTNGIARITRDGIITNDGTLHAADTLVFATGFEATRFLAPIEITGREGRQLADVWKHGAEAYLGVAVSGFPNLFLLYGPNTNLGHNSIIFMIECQVNYILQCLSRLQSQRLATLEVKPEVQDSYNRELQRGLAKTAWYAGCSSWYKTKAGKVTNNWSGFASQYWWRMRRPDPNAFHAAPEVT, from the coding sequence TTGAAACACACCATGCTGCAACGTTCCGAAAAGTCCTCGAAGGTGCCACTGAATCACCAGCCGACCATCGCTATCCTGGGCGCGGGCGCTGCTGGCTTATGCATGGGGATGCGACTAAAGCAACTCAGCATAGAATCATTTACCATTTACGAAAAATCTGATCGCGTGGGGGGCACCTGGCGGGAAAACACTTATCCCGGGGCAGGCTGCGATGTCCCTTCGCACCTGTATTCCTTTTCGTTCGAGCCCAAGTTTGATTGGAGCCGCGTCTACTCGCGCCAGCCGGAGATTCAGCGTTATCTCGAACATTGCGCCCAAAAGTACGACCTGCACCGCCATGTGCGGTTTGGTTTCGAAGTCGCTAACGCCAGCTTCGACGAGGCGGCGGGTATCTGGCGTTTGCGAACCACCAGCGGTGAGGAGTTTACCGCCCAGGTGCTGATCACCGGAACGGGACAACTCAACCGGCCACATACGCCCGAGATTCCGGGGCTCGAAGAGTTTGGTGGTGCTCAATTTCATTCTGCCCGTTGGAATCACCAACACGATTTGGCCGGGCGCAACGTGGCAGTGATTGGCAACGCCGCCAGCGCGATTCAGTTTATTCCCCCGGTCGCGGAAGTTGCGAAAAAAGTACACGTTTTCCAGCGGCATGCCAACTGGATCATCCCGCGCAATGATCGTGCGTACCGCACGTGGGAGCGATTCGCGTTTCAATATGCGCCCGGTTACGCGCGGCTGATGCGGGCGTTGATCTACTGGAAATGTGAAAGCCGCTTTTTTGTTCTGTTCCGGAAAAGCTGGGTCGCCTGGTATCTGAAGTGGTGTGCCACCCGTTATCTTGAGTCGCACATTCAGGATCCCGCGCTGCGTAAAACGCTGACGCCTGATTTTACTCCCGGTTGCAAGCGAACGTTAATCTCCGACGACTACTACCAAGCTTTGGCTCGGCCAAATGTCGAGGTCGTTACGAACGGCATCGCGCGGATCACGCGAGATGGCATCATCACCAATGACGGAACGTTGCATGCTGCCGATACGCTTGTCTTTGCCACTGGTTTCGAGGCCACTCGCTTCCTGGCACCGATCGAAATCACGGGGCGCGAGGGGCGTCAACTTGCTGACGTATGGAAGCATGGTGCGGAGGCCTATCTGGGCGTGGCGGTGTCGGGTTTTCCCAATTTATTTCTACTCTATGGTCCGAACACAAACCTTGGACACAACTCGATCATTTTCATGATCGAGTGTCAGGTGAACTACATCCTGCAATGCCTGTCCCGTCTTCAGTCGCAGCGTTTGGCGACGTTGGAGGTCAAACCCGAGGTGCAAGATTCGTATAACCGCGAGCTCCAGCGCGGTCTCGCAAAAACCGCTTGGTACGCCGGATGCAGCAGTTGGTATAAAACGAAGGCCGGCAAAGTCACCAACAACTGGTCCGGATTCGCATCGCAATATTGGTGGCGCATGCGGCGTCCAGACCCTAACGCTTTTCATGCCGCCCCTGAGGTAACCTAA
- a CDS encoding circadian clock KaiB family protein has protein sequence MPAELTPKEIDSSAAFEKLVAGPPADARYVLRLYVTGMTARSTEAFAAIKAICEERLQGRYELEVVDIYQHPQLAIDEQIIAVPTLVKMLPAPLRRMIGDLSNVDRVLLGLDLRRKPE, from the coding sequence ATGCCCGCTGAGTTGACGCCCAAGGAAATCGATTCGTCTGCGGCCTTCGAAAAGTTAGTGGCTGGACCTCCAGCGGACGCGCGCTATGTCTTACGGTTGTATGTCACGGGCATGACGGCCCGCAGCACGGAAGCGTTTGCCGCGATCAAAGCCATCTGCGAAGAGCGCCTGCAAGGACGATATGAGTTGGAAGTGGTCGATATCTATCAACATCCACAACTGGCCATCGATGAGCAGATTATTGCCGTCCCCACCTTGGTCAAAATGCTGCCGGCGCCACTCCGCCGGATGATCGGCGATCTATCCAACGTGGATCGGGTGCTGTTGGGTCTCGATCTGCGGCGCAAGCCAGAATGA
- a CDS encoding response regulator translates to MSDTFESHTPLRILVVEDNKDAADSLAMLLRIQCAHSVDVAYTGLQALQIANIRRPDVILLDLGLPIMNGYQVAEAVRAMPDAEEIVIIAITGHSQPEAVDASAAAGIDLHLAKPVDIRRLLSYLSGRGLS, encoded by the coding sequence GTGTCTGACACTTTTGAATCTCACACGCCTCTGCGGATATTAGTCGTCGAGGACAACAAGGACGCCGCTGACAGCTTGGCAATGCTTCTGCGAATCCAGTGCGCACACTCCGTAGACGTGGCTTACACGGGGCTTCAGGCCTTGCAGATCGCCAACATTCGCCGCCCTGACGTGATCTTGCTCGATCTGGGCCTCCCCATCATGAATGGCTATCAGGTCGCTGAGGCTGTGCGAGCTATGCCGGATGCTGAAGAGATTGTGATCATCGCCATCACTGGGCACAGCCAGCCGGAAGCAGTTGATGCATCGGCCGCCGCCGGAATCGACCTTCACCTAGCCAAACCGGTCGACATTCGGCGCTTGCTCAGCTATTTAAGCGGTCGTGGCCTGAGCTGA
- a CDS encoding DUF1553 domain-containing protein gives MPRLTLAIVAPLVQFLSLAAAADGKIEFNRDIRPILVDNCFACHGADSAARKADLRLDQREAAIESTAIVPGKISESALIARIMSTDPKEIMPPPATKKSLKPAQQELLKQWIAEGAEYQKHWSFIAPVRPPLPEVKDKAWAKNPIDAFVLAKLESLGLKPALEADKRTIARRLSLDITGLPPDPAVVETYIKDESPNAYEKLIDKLLESPQWGEHRGRHWLDVARYADTHGIHFDNYREIWSYRDWVIKAFNENKRFDVFTVEQLAGDLLPNRTLDQQIASGFNRCNITTNEGGAIAEEYLVLYNRERTETVAQTWLGMTAGCAVCHDHKFDPLSQKEFYELAAFFNNTTQAAMDGNIPNTPPIMQVPKPEDQARYFTLDGEIAGATAAQAARKQQARGEFDRWLATAGSDTNSAAATIPTEKLYLSAALSEGQGRTTKIQVDGKDREVPLTEKGSWQPGNSGPALQTTGAALELADVANFERDQPFSTSAWIKLNPNDSAGAIAARMDNANKYRGWDFWVQARRVGTHIVNAWPDNALKVVAETQVPGNQWTHVAVTYDGSSKASGVKFYYDGKEQKTNVEADKLSATTKTRVPFKLGQRHTGEILAGVTVQDLRIYQKSLTAAEVESLAKTTRFAALLAKPADQRTPGENDELYNWWLGTNDKTFQEATANLNELQQEKANIIARGTKAYVMQEKESPAMAFVLQRGEYDRRKDQVKPNTPEVLPKMADDVPRNRLGLANWLLREDQPLTTRVTVNRFWQEVFGNGIVKTSGDLGVAGDLPANQPLLDWLAVDFRDGNWDVKRFFKQVFMSATYRQAAITTPEKLEKDRENRFLSRGPRYRMDAEMIRDYALSSSGILVQKLGGPSVKPYQPDGVWEAVAMIGSNTRDYKRDTGENLYRRSMYTFWKRSAPPASMEIFNAPNRESCATRRERTNTPLQALVTLNDPQFVEAARFLAQRTLKEGGADDAARLNFVTQHVLARSLRANELPVVLDSLKTIREHYSNSPDDTNKLITVGESKPDPFIKPAELATWTMIVNELLNLDEVLNK, from the coding sequence ATGCCACGACTCACACTTGCGATCGTTGCTCCCCTCGTGCAGTTCTTGTCACTGGCTGCCGCCGCGGATGGCAAGATCGAGTTCAACCGCGACATCCGGCCAATCCTGGTCGATAACTGCTTCGCCTGCCACGGAGCCGATTCCGCGGCCCGCAAGGCCGATTTGCGGCTTGACCAGCGCGAGGCGGCGATCGAGAGCACGGCGATCGTGCCGGGGAAAATCTCGGAGAGCGCCCTCATCGCCCGGATCATGTCGACTGATCCGAAAGAGATCATGCCGCCGCCGGCCACGAAGAAGAGCCTCAAGCCGGCTCAGCAGGAACTGCTGAAGCAATGGATCGCAGAGGGAGCGGAATATCAGAAGCATTGGTCATTCATCGCGCCCGTGCGTCCGCCGTTGCCCGAAGTGAAGGACAAAGCCTGGGCGAAAAACCCGATCGATGCGTTCGTGCTCGCGAAGCTGGAATCGCTTGGACTGAAGCCAGCGCTGGAAGCCGATAAACGCACGATTGCGCGGCGGCTGAGCCTCGACATCACCGGTCTGCCGCCCGATCCGGCCGTCGTGGAAACCTACATAAAAGATGAATCGCCAAATGCGTATGAGAAACTGATTGACAAATTGCTCGAATCGCCACAATGGGGCGAGCATCGCGGCCGGCATTGGCTGGACGTTGCGCGTTACGCCGATACGCATGGCATTCACTTCGATAACTATCGCGAGATCTGGTCCTATCGCGATTGGGTCATCAAGGCCTTCAACGAGAACAAGCGGTTCGATGTCTTCACGGTCGAGCAGCTCGCCGGCGATCTGCTCCCCAATCGCACGCTCGATCAGCAGATTGCCTCGGGCTTCAATCGTTGCAACATCACGACGAACGAAGGGGGCGCGATCGCGGAGGAATATCTCGTCCTGTACAACCGCGAACGGACCGAAACGGTCGCCCAGACCTGGCTCGGCATGACCGCTGGCTGCGCCGTCTGCCACGATCACAAGTTCGATCCGCTCAGCCAAAAAGAGTTCTATGAGTTGGCCGCGTTTTTCAATAACACGACGCAAGCGGCGATGGACGGGAACATTCCCAATACGCCCCCGATCATGCAGGTGCCGAAGCCGGAAGATCAGGCCCGTTATTTCACGCTCGACGGTGAAATTGCCGGAGCGACCGCCGCCCAGGCTGCGCGGAAACAACAGGCCCGCGGCGAGTTCGACCGCTGGCTAGCGACCGCGGGCAGCGATACGAACTCGGCGGCCGCCACGATTCCCACGGAAAAACTGTATCTCTCGGCTGCGCTGAGCGAAGGCCAGGGTCGGACTACGAAGATTCAGGTGGACGGCAAGGATCGCGAAGTCCCGCTGACGGAGAAGGGCAGCTGGCAGCCGGGCAACTCGGGACCGGCGTTGCAAACGACCGGGGCGGCCTTGGAACTCGCTGACGTCGCCAATTTCGAGCGCGATCAGCCGTTCTCCACTTCGGCTTGGATCAAGCTCAACCCCAACGATTCGGCCGGCGCGATCGCCGCCCGGATGGATAACGCCAACAAGTACCGCGGCTGGGATTTCTGGGTCCAGGCCCGTCGCGTCGGCACGCATATTGTTAACGCCTGGCCCGATAACGCGCTCAAGGTCGTCGCCGAGACCCAGGTTCCCGGCAACCAATGGACGCACGTCGCCGTCACCTACGATGGCTCGTCGAAGGCCAGCGGCGTGAAGTTCTATTACGACGGTAAAGAACAGAAGACGAACGTCGAAGCGGACAAGCTCTCTGCGACCACCAAGACGCGCGTGCCCTTCAAGCTCGGACAACGACATACGGGCGAAATCCTCGCGGGTGTCACCGTGCAAGATCTGCGGATTTATCAAAAGTCGCTCACGGCGGCGGAAGTGGAATCGCTCGCCAAGACGACGCGCTTCGCCGCGCTCCTCGCTAAGCCGGCCGATCAGCGAACGCCGGGCGAAAACGACGAACTCTACAACTGGTGGCTCGGCACGAACGACAAGACGTTTCAAGAGGCGACCGCCAACCTGAATGAGCTGCAGCAGGAGAAAGCGAACATCATCGCCCGCGGAACGAAGGCCTATGTGATGCAGGAAAAGGAATCGCCCGCGATGGCGTTCGTTCTGCAGCGCGGTGAATACGACCGCCGTAAGGATCAGGTGAAGCCAAACACACCCGAAGTCCTGCCCAAGATGGCCGACGACGTGCCTCGCAATCGACTCGGCTTAGCCAACTGGCTATTGCGAGAAGATCAGCCGCTAACGACCAGGGTCACGGTCAATCGCTTCTGGCAGGAAGTATTCGGCAATGGCATCGTGAAGACCTCTGGCGATCTGGGCGTTGCCGGCGATCTCCCTGCGAATCAGCCGCTGCTCGATTGGCTGGCCGTCGATTTCCGGGACGGAAACTGGGACGTGAAGCGGTTCTTTAAGCAAGTCTTCATGTCTGCCACCTATCGTCAGGCAGCCATCACGACGCCGGAAAAACTAGAGAAAGATCGCGAAAATCGCTTCTTGAGTCGTGGCCCACGGTATCGGATGGATGCCGAAATGATTCGCGACTATGCCCTGTCATCCTCGGGCATTCTGGTGCAAAAGCTGGGTGGCCCCAGTGTCAAGCCCTATCAGCCCGACGGAGTCTGGGAGGCGGTCGCCATGATCGGCAGCAACACTCGCGACTACAAGCGTGACACTGGCGAAAATCTCTACCGCCGCAGCATGTACACCTTTTGGAAACGCTCCGCCCCGCCGGCCTCCATGGAGATCTTCAACGCCCCCAACCGCGAGAGCTGCGCCACTCGCCGCGAACGCACCAACACGCCGCTGCAGGCCCTCGTCACACTGAACGACCCGCAGTTCGTGGAAGCGGCGCGATTCCTGGCTCAGCGCACGCTCAAAGAAGGTGGCGCGGATGACGCTGCTAGGTTGAACTTCGTCACGCAGCATGTTCTCGCTCGCTCGCTCCGCGCCAACGAGCTACCCGTGGTGCTGGATTCGCTCAAGACGATTCGAGAGCATTATTCCAATTCACCGGACGATACCAACAAATTGATCACCGTCGGTGAGTCGAAGCCTGACCCATTCATCAAACCAGCAGAGTTGGCGACCTGGACAATGATCGTGAACGAGCTGCTAAATTTGGATGAAGTGTTGAACAAATAA
- a CDS encoding DUF1501 domain-containing protein — protein MHPLHQYQLNLTRRHFFQTGSHALGTAALATLAGQSAAAAPNENKLAGLQHFAGKAKHVIYLHMVGGPPQMDLFDYKPVMNDWYDKDLPESIRKGQRLTTMTSGQARFPISPSKFKFAQHGAGGAWLCELLPWKAKMANDLCFIRTMNTEAINHEPAITYIQTGNQVTGRPCLGAWSSYGLGSANENLPTFVVMVAKPSNTEQVQAISARLWQSGYLPGEHAGVSFRSAGDPILYINNPPGVPSAIRRKTLDGLNALNELNFNELGDPETQTRIRQYEMAYRMQSSVPDLTDFSKETQETLDLYGPDVKKPASFANTALLARRLVERGVRFVQVYHNNWDTHANVAGRLPDQCRDVDQPCYALVQDLKRIGLLDDTLIIWGGEFGRTIYSQGGLSKTNYGRDHHPRCFTIWMAGGGIKGGVVHGETDDFSYNITKDPVHLRDWHATILHLLGFDHQRFSVKSQGLDQKLTGVEEAHVIKQLLT, from the coding sequence ATGCACCCTCTCCACCAATACCAACTCAACCTCACCCGGCGTCATTTCTTCCAGACCGGCTCCCACGCGCTCGGCACGGCCGCGCTCGCGACGCTCGCTGGCCAATCCGCGGCAGCAGCGCCGAACGAGAACAAGCTCGCGGGGCTGCAGCATTTTGCGGGCAAAGCCAAGCATGTAATCTATTTGCACATGGTCGGCGGGCCCCCGCAGATGGATTTGTTTGATTACAAGCCGGTGATGAACGACTGGTACGACAAGGATCTGCCTGAATCGATCCGCAAAGGGCAGCGTCTGACGACGATGACCAGCGGCCAGGCTCGGTTTCCGATCTCGCCGTCGAAGTTCAAGTTCGCCCAGCATGGCGCCGGCGGCGCGTGGCTTTGCGAGTTGCTGCCGTGGAAGGCGAAGATGGCTAATGACCTCTGCTTCATCCGCACGATGAACACAGAGGCGATCAACCACGAACCGGCGATCACCTACATTCAAACCGGCAACCAAGTCACCGGTCGGCCGTGCCTCGGCGCGTGGAGCAGCTATGGCCTAGGTTCGGCGAATGAGAATCTGCCGACGTTCGTCGTGATGGTCGCTAAGCCCAGCAACACCGAGCAAGTGCAAGCCATCTCGGCGCGGCTCTGGCAAAGCGGCTATCTGCCAGGTGAGCACGCGGGAGTGTCGTTTCGCTCTGCCGGCGATCCCATTCTCTATATCAATAACCCACCCGGCGTGCCGAGCGCAATCCGGCGCAAGACGCTCGATGGCTTGAATGCGTTGAACGAGTTGAATTTCAATGAACTCGGCGATCCCGAAACGCAGACCCGCATTCGGCAGTACGAAATGGCGTATCGGATGCAAAGCAGCGTACCGGACCTGACGGACTTCTCCAAAGAAACACAAGAGACGCTCGACTTGTACGGCCCCGACGTCAAGAAGCCCGCGAGCTTCGCGAACACAGCGCTGCTCGCCCGGCGACTCGTCGAGCGCGGCGTGCGGTTCGTGCAGGTCTATCACAACAACTGGGACACGCACGCCAATGTCGCGGGGCGCCTGCCCGATCAATGCCGCGACGTCGATCAGCCGTGCTATGCCCTCGTTCAGGATCTCAAGCGGATCGGCCTGCTCGATGACACGCTCATCATCTGGGGCGGCGAGTTTGGCCGCACCATCTACTCGCAAGGCGGCTTATCGAAAACCAACTACGGCCGCGATCATCACCCGCGTTGCTTCACCATCTGGATGGCCGGCGGTGGCATCAAAGGAGGCGTCGTGCATGGCGAAACCGACGATTTCTCTTACAACATCACGAAAGATCCGGTCCACCTCCGCGACTGGCACGCCACGATCCTGCACCTCCTCGGCTTCGATCACCAACGATTCTCAGTGAAGTCGCAAGGGCTCGATCAAAAGCTGACCGGCGTGGAAGAGGCGCATGTGATCAAGCAACTACTTACTTGA
- a CDS encoding integrase core domain-containing protein: MFESWWRVLKHQWLFLNRLDTLATVQKLVAFYVDQHNSHLPHAAFHGQTPDEMYFGTGADIPKQLAAAKVAARQARLAGNRAVRCQSCSAPVAISN, from the coding sequence ATGTTCGAATCCTGGTGGCGCGTGCTCAAGCATCAGTGGCTGTTCCTGAACAGGCTCGATACCCTGGCAACGGTGCAGAAGCTCGTCGCGTTTTACGTGGACCAGCACAATTCTCATCTCCCACATGCCGCGTTTCATGGCCAGACACCCGACGAGATGTACTTCGGCACCGGCGCAGACATTCCCAAACAGTTGGCGGCTGCGAAAGTCGCGGCTCGGCAAGCGCGTCTGGCGGGCAATCGGGCCGTCCGCTGCCAGAGTTGTAGCGCGCCAGTGGCCATCAGCAACTGA
- a CDS encoding DUF2332 domain-containing protein: protein MFDFDHVSGVYRSFADNECQGYSDLYFNLAHAVAAKEELVAFLSPLPVIQPNLFLAAIQYLAGQEWMPKSAKELEVFVQRRGVEIATLMKLRRTQTNEVGRCAVLLPALPDGPLALLEVGASAGLCLLLDEFYYDYGDTKIGIPESPVRLRCQTQGVLPLPEKLPQVVWRAGLDLAPVNLRDQTDARWMSSCVFADHVERQQRLQAAMDLGRRREVKVHQGNLVTDLRQLIDIAPDHAQLVVFHSAVLSYVSPQERNIFASNMADASRARDIIWISNESRSVVPEIAALAPPSGPRPFLLGRTTFHRGERRDEFLALAHPHGAELEWLHPRY, encoded by the coding sequence ATGTTTGATTTTGACCACGTGAGCGGCGTTTACCGGAGTTTTGCTGACAATGAATGCCAGGGTTACTCCGACCTGTACTTCAACTTGGCCCATGCGGTTGCCGCCAAGGAGGAGCTTGTTGCATTCCTTTCCCCCTTGCCCGTCATTCAGCCCAATCTCTTTCTGGCTGCTATTCAATACCTTGCCGGGCAGGAGTGGATGCCAAAGTCGGCTAAAGAGTTAGAAGTTTTTGTGCAGCGGAGAGGTGTAGAAATAGCGACGCTAATGAAATTGCGACGCACGCAAACTAACGAAGTTGGTCGCTGTGCAGTACTACTGCCAGCATTGCCTGACGGTCCTCTCGCACTACTGGAGGTCGGTGCAAGTGCCGGGCTTTGTCTGCTTCTAGACGAGTTCTACTACGACTATGGTGACACAAAGATTGGCATTCCAGAGTCACCCGTAAGGCTACGGTGCCAGACTCAGGGCGTGCTTCCGTTGCCCGAAAAACTGCCGCAGGTTGTATGGCGAGCGGGGTTAGATCTTGCGCCGGTCAATTTACGGGACCAAACTGATGCTCGCTGGATGTCATCGTGCGTATTCGCTGATCATGTCGAGAGACAACAGCGGCTTCAGGCGGCGATGGATTTGGGCAGACGACGCGAAGTCAAGGTGCATCAAGGCAATCTTGTGACTGACCTAAGGCAACTAATTGACATTGCCCCCGACCACGCACAACTTGTCGTATTTCATTCGGCAGTGCTCAGCTACGTATCCCCTCAAGAACGAAATATCTTTGCCAGTAACATGGCCGATGCGTCCCGAGCACGTGACATCATCTGGATCTCGAATGAATCGAGATCCGTCGTTCCGGAAATTGCCGCGTTAGCTCCGCCGTCGGGTCCACGTCCGTTCTTGCTAGGCCGGACAACATTTCATCGCGGTGAGCGAAGAGATGAATTTCTGGCGTTAGCTCATCCGCATGGGGCAGAACTTGAATGGCTGCATCCACGCTATTAA
- a CDS encoding hybrid sensor histidine kinase/response regulator, translated as MADVKQSELAELQLRLEEAEETIRAIRSGSVDAFVVEVPNGARVYTLESADRPYRLLVEEMQQGAITLSLDGTIAYCNRRFADLVGKPLERLLGVAFHEFIPFAARTFYESLLQQGRAGSSEGETHVQKFNGTLVPVFLTINALPPESGVAIGLLVTDLTSQHHHEKLNSLLGELKESDRRKNEFLAMLAHELRNPLAPIRNAVQLLRLTKGGDGATIHSIAEMMERQLGQMARLIDDLLDISRISRGTIELRRARIELTSAVQHAVDAARTLVDEKVHTLTLTLPSQPVYLNADPTRFAQVVGNLLSNACKFTDKGGQIWLTVAVDEVGDAKSGAHPSSESSLLPAMATIRVRDSGLGIAADQLIRIFEMFVQVDTSLGRPVSGLGIGLALVKSLVEMHGGSAEVNSAGIGQGSEFVVRIPILVERLTPLLPPADQPTAINSHRILVVDDNRDSARSLAMLLKFLGNKTQMAFDGLEAVEVAATFLPEIVLLDIGMPRLNGYDACRKIRDQPWGKSMVLVALTGWGEDEARQKSKDAGFDGHIVKPVDHAILAKLLAELLPIPA; from the coding sequence ATGGCAGATGTGAAACAGTCGGAACTAGCCGAATTGCAACTTCGGCTCGAAGAAGCTGAAGAGACAATCCGGGCCATTCGCAGCGGTTCGGTCGACGCGTTTGTGGTCGAGGTGCCGAACGGAGCGCGGGTTTACACGCTGGAATCTGCAGACCGTCCTTACCGACTGCTGGTGGAAGAAATGCAGCAGGGGGCGATCACGTTGAGCCTTGATGGCACGATCGCCTACTGCAACCGACGCTTTGCCGATTTGGTGGGTAAACCTCTGGAACGGTTGTTGGGCGTGGCCTTTCATGAATTCATCCCGTTTGCCGCACGAACTTTTTACGAGAGTTTGTTACAGCAGGGGCGCGCTGGTTCCAGCGAGGGCGAAACGCATGTCCAGAAATTCAATGGCACCCTGGTTCCAGTATTTCTCACGATTAACGCCCTGCCGCCGGAGAGCGGCGTTGCCATCGGCCTTTTGGTCACTGACCTCACGTCGCAGCACCATCATGAAAAATTGAACTCGCTCTTAGGCGAACTCAAGGAGTCTGATCGTCGCAAGAATGAGTTCCTGGCGATGCTGGCTCACGAACTCCGTAATCCGTTGGCTCCCATTCGCAATGCCGTTCAACTGCTGCGCCTGACCAAGGGTGGCGATGGGGCGACGATTCATTCGATCGCCGAAATGATGGAGCGCCAGCTGGGCCAGATGGCGCGGCTGATCGACGACTTGCTGGACATCAGCCGCATCAGCCGGGGCACGATTGAACTGCGCCGGGCGCGGATTGAATTGACCTCGGCCGTCCAACATGCGGTCGACGCAGCCCGCACACTGGTTGACGAGAAGGTTCACACGTTGACGCTCACCTTACCGTCGCAGCCAGTCTACTTGAATGCCGACCCAACCCGGTTCGCGCAAGTGGTCGGCAACCTGCTCAGCAATGCCTGCAAGTTTACAGACAAAGGTGGTCAAATTTGGCTGACCGTTGCGGTGGATGAAGTCGGTGATGCGAAATCAGGAGCCCATCCGTCGAGCGAGAGTTCTTTGCTTCCTGCCATGGCGACGATCAGGGTGAGGGACAGCGGCTTGGGGATCGCCGCCGACCAGCTGATTCGAATCTTTGAAATGTTCGTGCAGGTGGATACCTCCCTGGGGCGACCCGTCAGCGGCTTAGGCATCGGCCTAGCGCTGGTAAAGAGTCTGGTGGAAATGCACGGCGGGAGCGCGGAAGTCAACAGTGCTGGTATCGGTCAGGGGAGCGAATTCGTGGTTCGGATTCCGATTCTGGTCGAGCGACTCACGCCTTTACTGCCCCCCGCTGACCAGCCCACGGCCATCAACTCACACCGCATCCTGGTCGTCGATGACAATCGTGACTCCGCTAGAAGTCTCGCGATGTTGTTGAAGTTCTTGGGCAACAAAACGCAAATGGCGTTCGACGGGCTGGAAGCCGTGGAAGTTGCTGCGACGTTCCTGCCGGAGATTGTCTTGCTCGACATTGGCATGCCCAGGCTCAACGGCTACGACGCTTGCCGAAAGATTCGCGACCAGCCGTGGGGGAAATCGATGGTGCTGGTTGCCTTAACCGGTTGGGGCGAGGACGAAGCCCGGCAAAAGTCCAAAGACGCTGGTTTCGACGGCCACATTGTCAAACCGGTGGATCACGCCATACTCGCCAAGCTGCTGGCTGAACTGTTGCCGATCCCAGCTTAA